DNA sequence from the Alphaproteobacteria bacterium genome:
GATCTCCCAGCGCTGCATGAGGATCGCCGCGGTATAGGCGCCGATGCCGAAAAAGGCGCTGTGGCCCAACGAGAACTGGCCGTTGAAGCCGGTCAGCAAGTTCAAGCCCAGCACGGCGATGGCGTAAATGTAGGCCAGGGTCAGTTGGAAGACCGTGAAGTCCTCAACCAGGAAGGGCAGCAGCACGGCGATGGCCAGGCCGCCGACCAGCCAATAGCGCTGCCAGGTCACCAAGTCGATGCCGGCGATCTTGATCAAGCGCGCCGGATTCGCCAGCGGTGCGATGCCGCTGGCCGCCGAGGGGGCACTGATCTCCACGCTCATAGCTACACCCTCGCCACCACGACACGGCCGAAGAGGCCGGCCGGCCGCACCAGAAGCACCCCGACGATCAGCACCAGTGCCATGGTCAGCTTGAGCTCACTGCCGATAAGGTAGGTGCCAAAGAGGTTCTCCGCCACGCCGACCAAAAAGCCGCCGACGACGGCACCGCCCGGGCTAGTCAGGCCGCCGACCACGGCGCCGGCGAAACCGTAGAGCAGGATACCCAGCATCATGTTGGGCTCGAGGAAGACGACGGGGGCGATCATCATGCCGGCGACCGAGCCGATGGCCGCCGCCAGGCCCCAACCCAGCGCCAGCATCCAGCCCACGTTGATGCCCACCAGGCGGGCCGATTCCGGGTTGGCGGCAGCGGCCCGCATGGCCAGTCCCACGGACGTGAAACGGAAGAACGAATAGATCAGTGCCAGCATCACCAGGGTGACGCCGATGGCCCCCACCTGGTGCATGCCGATCAGGGTGGTGCCGAAGGGCGGATTTTCCGGGAAGGGACTGGGGTAGACCTTGATGGTGAATTCCCAGATGAAGCCGGCGAGGCTGTTGAAGACGGAAAACAGCGCAATGAATACGATGACGTGGCTCAATACCGGGGCATCGTGGATGGGCTTGAAGACGATGCGTTCGATGGCCACGCCGCCGATGAAGGAAAGCACGATGCACATGAAAAAAGCGATCCAGTAGGGAAAGCCCCATTCCATCATCTGCCAGGCCACGAAGGTCGAGAACATGGCCATCTCGCCCTGGGCAAAATTGAAGTGATCGATGGCCTGGTAGATCATCACCACGGCCAACGCCACGCTGGCATAGATGGCGCCGGTGGCCAGGCCGCCGAGTGTTTGTTGCAGGAACAGGTCCATTACCGCTTCTCTCCCCTGCCCTAGTAACCCAGGTACGACTTGCGTACGTTTTCGTCAGCCGCGATGTCGTCGGCCAACCCCGACATCACCACGCGTCCGGTTTCCAGCAGATAGGCGTGATCCGCCAAGTCTAGCGCCAGCGTCGCGTTTTGCTCGACCAGCAGCATGGAGACGCCCTGGTCCTGATTGATGGTGCGCAGAATTTGGAAAAGCTCTTCGACGATCAGCGGCGCCAGTCCGAAGGAAGGCTCGTCCAGCAACATCAAGCGCGGCCTGAGCATCAGCGCCCGGCCCACCGCCAGCATCTGCTGCTCGCCCCCCGACAGCGTTCCCGCCTGCTGCTGGCGGCGCTCCTTGAGGCGCGGGAAATAGCCGTAGACCTGCTCCAGGTCCTCGTCCACCTCGTCCTGGTTCTTGCGCAGGTAGGCGCCCAGCCGCAGGTTCTCCTCGGTACTGATGCGCACGAAGGTGCCGCGTCCTTCGGGCACGTGGGCAATGCCCTGGCGTACCACTGCCTCGGTCGAGCGCCCCACCAGGCCCTGGCCGTCGTAGGTCACCGTGCCGCTGACCTTGACCATGCCGCAGATGGCCCTGAGCGAGGTCGTCTTGCCGGCCCCGTTGGCGCCTAGCAGCGTCGTGATGCCGCCATCCTGCAGCTCGAAGCCGAGGCCGTGGAGCGCCTGGGTCTGGCCGTAGAAGGCATCCAGGTCGCGGACTTGCAGCAGCACGCTCATGTGTGTTTACCCGTTCCCAGGTAGGCCCGGATGACCTCGGGGTTCTGCTGCACCTCGGCCGGCGTGCCCTCGGCGATCTTGCGCCCGAAATCGAGCGTCACCACCTTGTCCGAGACGGCCATGACCAGGTTCATGTGGTGCTCCACCAGCAGCACCGTGAGATCGCGGCCGTCGCGTACCTCACGGATCAAGCGGCCCAGGTCGTCCACCTCTTCGTGGTTGAGGCCGCCGGCCGGCTCGTCGAGCAGTAAAAGCTTGGGCTGGCACATCAAGGCCCGCGCCAACTCGACCCGCTTCTGGGTGCCAAAGGGCAGGCTCACCACCGGGGTGTTGGCGAACTCGCGCAAGTTCAGGTAATCGATCAGTTCGAGCGCGGCATGGCGCATGTTGCCTTCCTCCTGCCTAACCCAAGGCAGACGGAGCGCATTGCTGAGGAAGTCGCTGCGGCCACTGGCATGGCCGCCCACCATGATGTTGTCGAAGACGGTCATGGAGCCGAAAAGCGCCAGGTTCTGGAAGGTGCGGCCGATGCCGATGGTGGCGATGCCGTGGGCCGCGGTTTCCTGCACCGAGTGGCCCTGGAAACGAATATCGCCGGAATCGTACTGGTAGAGCCGGCTGAGGCAGTTGAAGAACGTCGTCTTGCCGGCCCCGTTGGGTCCGATCAGGCCGACGACCTGGCCCTCGTCGACGGTAAAGGAAACTTCGTCGAGCGCCACGATGCCGCCAAAGCGCACCGAGATCTCGTCCACCTCGAGCAACGCGCCGGACCTAGCGTCGCTCATGCGCCACAGCCGCGACCGTTCCGCCACAGCGTCCCGATCCCGCAATTTACGGACAGAGCTTCACCGCGATGACACGCGACCACGCCGTCAACCCTCCCGATTGTCTTGCCTCTCAAGCGGTGCCGGCTTTTGCCGCCAGCTTCCCACCCATCAAACTGCCGGGACTGTTGCACAGCTCACCCAGTGCGTCAACGCAAGCGGCGGACGCCTCGGCAGGGCTGGCAATGCCTTGCCGCCTGACCCAAAAAAAGGGACCGCTGGCCCCCTCTGGAATGGCTTGACCACATGCCAACCATCGGATTCCTGTCGCCGCCGGCCTGGTTCGATCCCAGCCCGGCCGAGTTTCCCAGCGTCTGCACCGATGCCGTGCGGGTGCAACAGAGTCCGCTGTCGCTGCCCGGCTTCGACTGGCGCCTCGACAGCATCGCCGAGACCGAACCCGCGCTCATCGCCGCCGCGGCCACGCTGGGCGACATAGGCTGCGATCTGGTAGCCAACGTCGGCACACCCTTCGCCTGGGCCGGCCTGGCATCGGCGGTCGAGGCGCGGGCCCGACAGGAACGGCTGGCGGCCGCGGCCGGCGTGCCCGTGGTGATGTCGGGCATCGCCATCATCGAGGCCTTCGCGGCGCTGGGCGCCCGGCGCGTGGGGCTGGCCTGTACCTATTATTCCGACCATTGGCGCGATCGCTGGGCAGCCCTGGTGGCAGCCTCGGGCCTCGACGTCGTAGCTGCCCAGAACCTCAGCCAACAGGGCCTGATGGCAGAACACGACGACGCCGACCGCGACTTCTGGGCGCCCACGGCGGAGCAGATTTGCCAGTCCGTGCGCCGCCTGGCGGAGGCCGCACCGGAGGCCGAAGCCATCGCCATCAGCGGCGCCGGCTCGCGCACGCTGGCACTCGTCGCGGCGCTCGAGGCGGAAATCGATCGGCCCGTCTTCGGCTCCGATACGGCGCTCTACTGGGCCGCGGCAAAGGCGGCCGGTGTGACGTTGAAAACAGGGATTCTGGGTCGCCTGACGGATGCCTAAGAGCGAAATTTCATCGCCA
Encoded proteins:
- a CDS encoding branched-chain amino acid ABC transporter permease; this encodes MDLFLQQTLGGLATGAIYASVALAVVMIYQAIDHFNFAQGEMAMFSTFVAWQMMEWGFPYWIAFFMCIVLSFIGGVAIERIVFKPIHDAPVLSHVIVFIALFSVFNSLAGFIWEFTIKVYPSPFPENPPFGTTLIGMHQVGAIGVTLVMLALIYSFFRFTSVGLAMRAAAANPESARLVGINVGWMLALGWGLAAAIGSVAGMMIAPVVFLEPNMMLGILLYGFAGAVVGGLTSPGGAVVGGFLVGVAENLFGTYLIGSELKLTMALVLIVGVLLVRPAGLFGRVVVARV
- a CDS encoding ABC transporter ATP-binding protein — translated: MSVLLQVRDLDAFYGQTQALHGLGFELQDGGITTLLGANGAGKTTSLRAICGMVKVSGTVTYDGQGLVGRSTEAVVRQGIAHVPEGRGTFVRISTEENLRLGAYLRKNQDEVDEDLEQVYGYFPRLKERRQQQAGTLSGGEQQMLAVGRALMLRPRLMLLDEPSFGLAPLIVEELFQILRTINQDQGVSMLLVEQNATLALDLADHAYLLETGRVVMSGLADDIAADENVRKSYLGY
- a CDS encoding ABC transporter ATP-binding protein, producing MSDARSGALLEVDEISVRFGGIVALDEVSFTVDEGQVVGLIGPNGAGKTTFFNCLSRLYQYDSGDIRFQGHSVQETAAHGIATIGIGRTFQNLALFGSMTVFDNIMVGGHASGRSDFLSNALRLPWVRQEEGNMRHAALELIDYLNLREFANTPVVSLPFGTQKRVELARALMCQPKLLLLDEPAGGLNHEEVDDLGRLIREVRDGRDLTVLLVEHHMNLVMAVSDKVVTLDFGRKIAEGTPAEVQQNPEVIRAYLGTGKHT